In the Betaproteobacteria bacterium genome, TCGATCAGCTGCCGCGTCTGCGCGTCCACGCTCTCGATGTCCGGCAGCTTGATGCGCTTGGCGCTCCCCTCGATCATCACCTCGGCCGGCGCCGTCTGCGCTTCGCTCCCCTGGTGGGCCAGCCGCGCACGCGCGATCACCATCCAGCGCGCGACGAGATGCAGGACCACGATGGCCGACACGACCATCCAGAAGGAATCGCCGACGCGCCGGAACAGCATGACCGCCGCATAGAGGTAACCGCTCACCGCAAGCGCGATCATGAAAAGCGAGGTCAACACCAGGCACATCAACCACAACCAGGGCAATCGCGCGAACCAAGCGTTCGGCTTCGCCCGGATGAAGTCGCGCATGAGCGGTCGGTCGAAGCGCAGCAAGTGGAGGAACACCCCGGTGATGACCGTCAGGGTCAGGACGAAGGCGATGCGCCCCAGGCTCGACCGTTCCGCTTCGGTGGCGAACTGCCCCATGGTGGCCGTCACGAATCCCGCGGGCAGCGCCAGCAGCAACAGCCAGCTGAGACTGCGCCGCACGGCATCGGTCGCCTCCCGCCGCCAGCCGAAGTGCACCGGACCGACACCGTGCGGCGCGCACAGGGTGCGCAGCACGAGCACGAAGAAGAGCGGGAGCGCCACAGCAGCCAGTCCGGCCCCGACCTGCTTCGCGAAGCGCGACGCGGTGATGCTGTCTGACAGCGTCATCGCGACCGACTGCATGAGGAGCGGCCACGGCAATGCGATCAGCGCGGTCAAGCCGAGCGCCTGCACCGTGATCCAGACGCTGTCGTCCGGAATGCGGCCGACCTTCGCCGAGAGCGACCTGATGCCGGCGGCGAAGGCGCGTCGCCGCACGAGCAGGAAACCGACGAGAGCCAGGACCACGACGGTGCGCGGCCAGTTCGACTTGATTCCGGTCCAGAGCGCCGCCAGCACGCTCAGCCAGTTGCGGGGCGAAAGCAGCGCGGCGACTGCCAGCATCGCCTCCGTGAACCAGTCAGCGCCGTAGCGCGATACCGGCACCCAGAACAGCACGCGGGAGAGGAAGGTGCGGAAATCGCCGGACGCACGCAGCAGGCGCTTCTCCGCGACATCGGTGGCGTCGAACAGTTGCAGCAGGTACTTCTGTTCTTCGTTGATCTTGGTGGCGAGCCCCTTCATCTCCTGCAGCTGCGCCCAGACTTCCGGCGCGAGCTTTTCCGCATCCTCCTGCCCCACCCGCGCCGCAAGCTTCTCGCGAAACAGATCGTAGTTGTTCACGACCTCCTGGTACGGCGCTTCCTCCTGCTCCAGCTGGAAGATCTTCGCGGTGAGCTCGACCGCCTGCTGCTCGCGCTCCCGTTGCGCGAAGCGGAAGTCGGCGGCGTCGGGGAGTTCGCCGATCTCCTTGTTGAGCACGCGCGCGAGCGCTTCGCTCAGATTGTCGTCGCGCAGTCGCTGCTTCAGGCTCTCGTCACGGGCCTCGATGCGCTCCGCGCGGGCGACGTACGTATCGCGCAGCGCCTCCATGCGACCGATGTCCAGCGCCAGCCGCGCGCGCTCCGCGCTCAGACGGCGCTTCCACTCCGCAATCTGCTGAAAGATCGGATGCTTGGTCGCCGCCGCCTCCAGCGCCCGTTCGGCGTCCTGTTGTGTCGCCTCGGCGTCGGCGACGCGCCGCTTCGCGAGCAGTTCGTCGAGCGCCTTCGCCCGACTTTCCGCCAGCGCGAGGTCCAGGCGGGCCGCATCGCGCTCGTTCTGGGCGAGACTCAGCAATACGGGTTGCGCCGCAAGCTCGGCAGTCAGCGCCGGCACCTGCGCCTGCTTGAGCAGGAGCGTCGCGCGCAGGGCGGCAAGCTTGGCTTCACCGAGCGTCGTCTTGCGCTCGGCGGTGGCCGCGTCGATCTGATGGTTGAGATCGGCGATCGCACCCTGGGCGTCGCGCAGCTCCTGCTTCGCCAGGGGGATGCGTTCGGTGCGCTGGGCGAGCGCCTGTTCCCTGGCGGCGAGCGTGGCCTTCAGCGCCGCGCGCTTCGCCTCGGCAGCCGCGAGGACGTTGACGAGATCGTCCACATCCAGCGCCGCTTCCGCCACCACGTCGACCGGCGCGTCGAGGACGGCACGCGTCGAAGCGTTGCTGCGCTCGAGCCGCGCGGCATCGGCACGACCGCTCGCCTGCACCTTCTGATACTGCGCAGTCTGCGCCCTGATGTCGTCGAGCCGTTCGAGATCCTTGCGCACGCTGCGGTAGATCTCCGCGATCTGCGCGCGGCTGTCGGCGTCGATATCCTTGCGTGCATCGAGCTCGCGAATCCTGCGGTCGATCGCCGACTGGCTGAGGTCGGCTGCGGCCTCTGCATTCGGCGCCTCTGCTGTCTGCGCCGGCGCCGGTGCCGGCAGGCCGCACAACGCCAGCAGCACGGCGACCCGCGCCGTGAAGACGCGCATCAGCGACGCCACGCGCGCCATGTCACTCGGGATCTTGCTCCGGCACCGCAGTGAGCTCCGCCAGCCAGGGAAGCGCCACGCCGTCGCTGGGCGCCCGCCAGTCGCCGCGCGGCGAGAGCGATCCGCCCGAGCCGACCTTCGG is a window encoding:
- a CDS encoding mechanosensitive ion channel, whose translation is MARVASLMRVFTARVAVLLALCGLPAPAPAQTAEAPNAEAAADLSQSAIDRRIRELDARKDIDADSRAQIAEIYRSVRKDLERLDDIRAQTAQYQKVQASGRADAARLERSNASTRAVLDAPVDVVAEAALDVDDLVNVLAAAEAKRAALKATLAAREQALAQRTERIPLAKQELRDAQGAIADLNHQIDAATAERKTTLGEAKLAALRATLLLKQAQVPALTAELAAQPVLLSLAQNERDAARLDLALAESRAKALDELLAKRRVADAEATQQDAERALEAAATKHPIFQQIAEWKRRLSAERARLALDIGRMEALRDTYVARAERIEARDESLKQRLRDDNLSEALARVLNKEIGELPDAADFRFAQREREQQAVELTAKIFQLEQEEAPYQEVVNNYDLFREKLAARVGQEDAEKLAPEVWAQLQEMKGLATKINEEQKYLLQLFDATDVAEKRLLRASGDFRTFLSRVLFWVPVSRYGADWFTEAMLAVAALLSPRNWLSVLAALWTGIKSNWPRTVVVLALVGFLLVRRRAFAAGIRSLSAKVGRIPDDSVWITVQALGLTALIALPWPLLMQSVAMTLSDSITASRFAKQVGAGLAAVALPLFFVLVLRTLCAPHGVGPVHFGWRREATDAVRRSLSWLLLLALPAGFVTATMGQFATEAERSSLGRIAFVLTLTVITGVFLHLLRFDRPLMRDFIRAKPNAWFARLPWLWLMCLVLTSLFMIALAVSGYLYAAVMLFRRVGDSFWMVVSAIVVLHLVARWMVIARARLAHQGSEAQTAPAEVMIEGSAKRIKLPDIESVDAQTRQLIETLVGSGMLIGLYFIWRDSIPALGMIGDVRLWSHAALVDGETRQVPVTVGSVTLSLLVVFLMIVTVRNIGSVLEVLLQRLRLDPGAQFAIATTARYVVIGVGTISVFSLLGVSWSKLQWLVAAMGVGLGFGLQEVVANFVSGLIILFERPVRIGDTVTVGDVTGVVSRIQIRATTLTDYDRRDVVIPNKNFITERVINWTLSDPTTRLLLNVGVAYGTNPQQAQAVILAAVRSCKGVLEKPPPVVVFTTFGASSLDFEVRAYASTLEERLPLLHEVNTAIARALADAGIEIPFPQQEVHVKSLPEANVRVVANPPAAPETGPHG